The proteins below are encoded in one region of Fibrella aestuarina BUZ 2:
- a CDS encoding polysaccharide biosynthesis/export family protein has protein sequence MPETHSTPPIFTNLTMTVASFGRGKKAVKWFVVSLLLSSSLLMSCVNSRELVYFQDLTSRVDSARQQAYAAAVRPGDVLSILVSSLSPEASSFFNPYAMQQAMAGQAMQTNPTTPIAASPGYLVAADGTITVPLLGAVPVAGKTNVQIANLLRDKLKTYLKEPTVSVRNQNFRVTVLGEVARPSLFNIANEQITLPEALGLAGDLTIFGRRDNVLVVREENGQRTYARLDLTKRDVFQSPYYHLHPNDVIYVEPSKTRVAATDRFYQITPLILSALSFIAIIATRF, from the coding sequence ATGCCCGAGACGCATAGCACACCACCAATCTTTACGAATTTGACAATGACAGTAGCGAGTTTCGGCAGGGGTAAAAAAGCAGTTAAGTGGTTTGTGGTATCTCTTTTATTAAGTAGCTCATTGCTAATGAGCTGCGTCAATTCGAGAGAGTTGGTTTATTTCCAGGACTTGACCAGTCGCGTAGATAGTGCCCGCCAACAAGCCTATGCGGCAGCGGTTCGCCCCGGCGATGTATTGTCTATTCTAGTCAGCAGCCTGAGCCCTGAAGCGTCGTCGTTTTTTAATCCTTATGCCATGCAACAGGCGATGGCGGGCCAAGCAATGCAAACCAATCCGACTACGCCAATTGCGGCCTCACCCGGTTACCTAGTAGCTGCAGATGGCACAATCACAGTGCCGTTGTTAGGGGCTGTGCCGGTAGCTGGCAAAACCAACGTGCAAATTGCCAACCTGCTGCGCGATAAACTGAAGACGTATTTGAAAGAACCCACCGTCAGCGTACGCAATCAAAATTTCCGCGTAACGGTGCTAGGCGAAGTGGCCAGACCGTCGCTATTCAACATTGCCAATGAGCAGATCACACTGCCCGAAGCCCTTGGGTTGGCCGGTGACCTGACCATCTTCGGGCGACGTGATAACGTGCTGGTCGTGCGGGAAGAGAACGGCCAACGTACCTATGCCCGCCTGGATCTGACAAAACGCGATGTATTCCAGTCGCCCTATTACCACCTGCATCCGAATGACGTGATTTATGTGGAACCGAGTAAAACGCGTGTGGCCGCCACCGATCGTTTTTACCAGATAACGCCACTCATACTCAGTGCACTTTCATTCATTGCCATTATTGCTACCCGTTTTTAG
- a CDS encoding ArnT family glycosyltransferase, whose translation MTESPLVALYPSSRIDKFILVAVLILGLLALFGWLGYMPVDNRSDEARRGLVALEMVLSGNYIVPTLNGVPYLNKPPLYNWLIAGSFRLFGRFDSLALRLPMALSLVGYALTIFAVVRRQTGNSQLAVRVALMVALCARIWFYETLLGLIDITFSWLVFSMLSCLFVFDKRQQYGWLYSCLYGLGTLAFLMKGLPAFVFIGLSLLVWFGATGRWSLLIHPAHLGGLLVAALGLGTYYMIYFRQSPVPAATLLGRLVSESAKRTPIERGLVDTALHLLTFPGEFLLHFAPWTLLGTLLWRRSVRQWLFEDRYIRFCWLMFWGNIWVYWLSPEVYARYVLMLLPFLFVVLASAYALPWPQLSRVRWWIEHSWLLAMLLCPMALVVALFHPATRPLPSLPLLAAVGIPTFLAVSWFYWKRPPQRMMLVFFFLVIVRLLFNEIILPGRRASRERYRLNNEAAARLTLGQPLWAETNTFADEVATDVNSFYVSATRRAILPKTATIRPGQLYIMDSTRASQYKHRVVAPILLFKEHRAWVVRIE comes from the coding sequence ATGACAGAGTCACCACTTGTAGCGTTATATCCCTCCTCCCGTATCGATAAATTCATCCTGGTCGCTGTACTTATTCTGGGATTGTTGGCCTTGTTTGGCTGGCTGGGCTACATGCCGGTCGACAATCGGTCCGATGAAGCGAGGCGGGGACTGGTAGCGCTGGAGATGGTGCTCTCGGGCAATTACATAGTACCCACGCTCAACGGAGTACCATACCTAAACAAACCGCCCCTCTACAACTGGCTCATTGCGGGCTCATTCCGGCTGTTCGGGCGCTTCGATTCGCTGGCCTTGCGGCTGCCCATGGCGCTATCACTGGTTGGCTATGCCTTGACCATCTTCGCGGTGGTTCGTCGCCAAACGGGTAACAGCCAACTGGCCGTTCGGGTGGCGCTGATGGTGGCGCTTTGTGCCCGCATCTGGTTTTACGAAACGCTGCTTGGGCTTATCGACATCACGTTCTCCTGGCTTGTGTTTTCCATGCTCAGTTGCCTGTTTGTGTTCGACAAACGGCAACAATACGGTTGGCTATACAGCTGTCTGTATGGACTGGGTACGTTGGCCTTTCTGATGAAAGGGTTGCCTGCATTTGTCTTTATTGGTCTGTCACTGCTCGTCTGGTTTGGTGCTACGGGGCGGTGGTCGCTGCTGATTCATCCGGCGCACCTGGGCGGGTTGTTGGTAGCCGCCCTTGGGCTGGGTACGTATTACATGATCTATTTCAGGCAGAGCCCGGTACCGGCGGCTACCTTGTTGGGGCGGCTGGTGAGCGAGAGCGCCAAACGCACGCCGATTGAGCGAGGCCTGGTCGACACAGCACTCCACCTATTGACGTTCCCCGGCGAGTTTCTGCTTCATTTTGCGCCCTGGACACTGCTGGGTACGTTGCTGTGGCGCCGATCGGTGCGGCAATGGCTGTTTGAGGACAGGTATATCCGCTTTTGCTGGCTGATGTTTTGGGGCAATATCTGGGTATACTGGCTCTCGCCCGAGGTATATGCCCGCTACGTACTGATGCTATTGCCTTTCCTGTTTGTCGTGCTGGCCAGCGCCTACGCGCTGCCGTGGCCGCAGTTGAGCCGGGTACGTTGGTGGATCGAGCATAGTTGGCTACTGGCGATGCTGCTGTGTCCAATGGCATTAGTTGTGGCTTTATTTCACCCAGCAACCCGCCCCCTCCCCTCTTTGCCGCTCCTTGCTGCCGTTGGCATCCCGACATTCCTTGCAGTGAGCTGGTTTTATTGGAAACGCCCCCCTCAGCGCATGATGCTCGTCTTTTTTTTTCTGGTCATCGTGCGGCTGCTGTTCAACGAAATTATACTCCCCGGCCGACGGGCTAGTCGGGAACGGTATCGGCTCAATAATGAAGCGGCGGCTCGCCTGACGCTGGGGCAACCGCTTTGGGCCGAAACCAATACGTTTGCCGATGAGGTAGCGACCGACGTGAACAGCTTTTACGTCAGTGCCACTCGCCGGGCCATTCTGCCTAAAACGGCGACAATCCGGCCGGGTCAGTTATATATTATGGACTCAACCCGGGCTAGTCAATATAAGCACCGGGTTGTGGCCCCTATTTTGCTCTTTAAAGAGCATCGGGCCTGGGTCGTTCGGATCGAGTAG